CCGGGCGGTTTTGAACTTTGATATGATATCCTATGGCCGGCAGAACCGCGACACCCTGAATGTCGTCGGCAAGACCTCAAACCCGAACTGTGCCTGGCTCGTTGACTCGTTTATCGCCAACGCCAATTTGTACACCACCCTGAAAACCCGGCGCCGGCTCGTAACCTCTTACCCTTCATCTGACCACCACTCCTTCTGGGTCCGCGGCTATGTTGCCCTCTGCGGAATTGAGCGCGACTTCACCCCGAAGTACCACACCATCGGCGATACAATTGGTCCGCTCTATTATGTGGACTGCGGCACCAACAACTGGCTGATGGCAACCGAGGCGATTAAGGCGGCGGTGGCAACAATTGCCAAAATGGCGGGCGCACTACCCCCGGGCACCGGTGTCAACGAGCGTCTGGCGCCCAAAACCGTCACCCCGCTTATAATAACCCCTACAGTCGGCAGGGCACCTTTTAAGATTCAGGCGCCAGGTGCGGTTGATGTGTTCACGCCGCTTGGTACCCGAGTTGCGCACCTTGGGGTAAATACGCCTTACTGGGACGGGAGAAATGATGCTGGGCAACCGGTTTCACCGGGCGTTTACCTCGTGCGCAGCGGCACCGGCGGCTGGCGCCGTATCGTTGTCACCCATTGACAAACCGTGCCGTTTTAGGGAAAATAAATTGCGATGATTCGTTTTGGGCGCCGGCTTTTTCCCGAACGGCAATACCGGCTGCCGCTCCGCTGGATTTTCTGGTTTCTCTGGGCAGGGATTTTTATCTTTCTTTTCTGGGTCCTAAAGGTTGTTCTAAAATAAAAGGGAGGAAGTAAGATGACCGGTTTGAATTTCAATTACAAAGACATCTTCCGCTCTTTAAGGCTGGGCTTTTCCGCCAAAAAGGTCGGAATGGTGATGACCGGGCTCCTGTTTGCCTTTGCCGGATACACTTTTCTGACCTATATCGCCCACATCGCCGCGGGTAACGACTGGCTTTCAATCTGGGAGACGCAACGCCTTTTACCTTTCCCCAACCCCAATCTACCATTCCCCTGGTTTTCCTGGGTGATTTACGGCGCCGGTGTTGTCTGGTTCCTCATCGTGATGCTTGTTACCGGCGCCGCGGTGGCAAAGGTTGCCTATGAGCAGTTGCGGGGCAACGAATTTTTCGAAGCCTCTTCCGGGTTTCAATTTGCCTTGAAGAACATCCGTGCGCTAATCTCAAGCCCGCTCCTAATCATCGCCTTCATCGCGCTCATCGTTGTTGCCGGTCTTGTCCTCAGCGCCCTGGGTGCTATCCCCCATTTCGGTCCCATCTTCACCGGACTTTTGTCCATCGTCGGCTTCTTCGCCGCGCTATTCATCGTGTACCTTTTACTCGTCCTGCTGTTCACCCTTCTATTTGCTCCCGGAGTTGTCGGTGCAATGGGCAACGACACCTTTGACACACTGTTTGAGGTGTTCTCCTGTGTCAACGAACAGCCGGCTCGCTTGGTCTGGTACACATTTCTCGTTGCCGTGCTCGCAAAGGTCGGCTCTTTTTTACTCGGGCTTGCCTCGAGCCTTGCCGGCAGAATCGGCTCTTTGATTTTGAGCGCATTTATGGGTGAGCGGTGGGCAGAGATGCTCTCAGGTGCCGAATTCATATTCAAACTTTCCATCCCCAACTGGGGCATTTTCGCACCCCTGCACCGGATGCTTGTTTTTGAAGCCAACCTTTATGGCTTACCACAGGTATATTCGCCCTCGTACTGGGTAAATCCGGTATGGAGCAGCGGCATCGGCGCAATTCTCCTTGGAATGTGCGGCTACGCCATCGCCTTGATGGTCCTTGCCTATGGGCTTTCGGTCTGGTTTACCGGCACCGTCCTTTCCCTCACCACAATCATCAAAAAGAAGGATGATAAAAACATCCTTGAAAGACCCGATGAGGAAGAGGAGGTCATTGAACCGACCGAACCAGCGGCGAATCAGCCATAAGTTATTGTAAATCAATAACTTAATAAAGAAACAGCCATTGACTCCACACCGCACATTAACCGCCCTTATAACTATCACGGGGCAGGTTCAGGGGATTGGGTTTCGCCCCTTTGTTTACCGCCTCGCCCAAAAACTAAGTATTAAGGGTTCCATTACCAACACCAAAAAGGGCGTAAAAATTGTCGCCCAGGGCAAAAACCTCAAAAAATTTATCCATCTGCTTTGCACCGAGCCACCTCCCCTGTCCCGGTATCATTCCTTTGTCGTATCTTACTCAAAGTCGAACTGTTATGATAAATTCACCATAACCCAAAGCGATGTAAAATCCAAAAAGAGCGCGGTCTTTGTGTTGCCCGACCTCGCCCTGTGCTCCGACTGCCAGAAGGAACTTTTCGCGCCGGATGACCGGCGTTTTGGTTACCCGTTCATAAACTGCACCCATTGCGGACCAAGATACACAATAATTAAAGCGCTCCCCTACGACCGGGAAAGGACAACGATGAGTAAGTTCAACCTGTGCCCGGACTGTTTTGAGGAGTACCACAACCCAACCAATCGCCGTTTTCACGCCGAGCCGCTCGCCTGTCCGAAATGCGGTCCCACTTTAACCCTGCTTGACAAACAGGGCAAACCGCTGTCTCAGGACCCGATAACGGCTGCCGCTCAGGCGCTCCTTAAAGGAAAAATTGTGGCGATAAAGGGCTTGGGCGGGTTTCACCTTGCCTGCGACGCAACTTCAGACCGCGCGGTGAAACTTCTGCGGCAGCGTAAGGAGCGTTCGGGCAAGCCGTTTGCCGTAATGGTTGAAAACAGTTCTGTTGCCCGACAGTTCTGCCGCCTGAACCGGTCCGCATTAAACGCCCTGAACTCCGCCGCAGCACCGATTGTTTTAGCGCCCAAACTGCCTAACCCCAGAATCCCGCTCTCCCCCTTTGTTGCGCCCAACAATCCGGCGTTCGGCGTGATGGTCGCCTATACCCCGCTCCACCGCCTGCTTTTTCAAGCCCTGCGCCAGCGGTCCGGAAAACCGGCGGTACTGGTTATGACGAGCGCCAACCAAAGCGATGAGCCAATTGTTGGCACTGATGAGGAGCTAAAGCGAAAACTGGGCAAGGTCTTTGACCTCGCCATCACCCACAATCGGGAAATTGCCAACCGCTGTGACGACTCGGTGGTGCTTGCCGACCAGAAAAAGACGGTAATGGTGCGCCGGGCGCGCGGCTATGCACCACAACCAATCACCGTCGATAAAATGTTTCACGTGAAACAGGAGACCCTTGCGGTGGGCGGTGATGGTCGCAACACCTTCTGTCTTGCCCGGGGCGGCAACCTCTTTTTGAGTCCGCATATCGGCGACCTCGACTCAATTGACAGCGAACGATTTTTCAGTGAGACGCTCGAGCGGCTGATTGAATGGACCGGGATTGTGCCTAAAAGGGTAATTTGTGACCTGCATCCTGACTACAGCTCAACCCGGCTCGCCGAACGGTTGAGTAAAAGGTGGGACGGGAAAATCTACCGGGTTCAACACCATTACGCCCACATCCTTTCGGTAATCGCCGAGCATGGCCTCAAGCCGCCGGTTATCGGCTTAGCCTGTGATGGCACCGGCTATGGAATTGACGGCGCAGTCTGGGGTTGTGAAATCATCCTTGTTCAGCCCGACCTTTCCTGGAAACGGCTGGCTCATCTCGGTTATCTCCGACACAATGCGGGTGGTGGTATGCTCGCTGACCCAGAAAAGGTGGCGGTTGCCTACTGTGCCCAAGCTGGTTTGTCAGCTTCTGAGGTCCGGGCGCTCGGTTTAAAGCCGAGCAGGGGAGAGCCAGATTTTCCTTTTTTAACCTCCAGTATGGGCAGGTTGTTTGACTGTGTAGCAGCAATTACCGGTATCTGTCGAAGGGCAACCTTTGAAGGTGAAGCCGCAATCGCCCTGGAAAAGGCGGCGCTTGATGCCGGCAGGCTCAAGGTTAAAGCGCCTGAGTTCGGGCTGGACCTCAATCCGGTGCCAATTTTGCGCTGGGTTGCTGAGCATACCATCAGACACACCCCGGCTCAACAGGTGGCGCTCGGTTTTCACACCGCCCTGGTCCACGGTTTGGGTGAAGCGCTGACCAAATTTGCGCGTGCTTACCGGATAAACCAGGTGTGCCTTTCCGGTGGGAGCATACAGAACCGGTTAATTCGTAATGGGATAGTAAAGTTCCTCGCACGCCAGGGGGTTGCGGTCTATCACAACGAGGCTGTCCCGCTTAATGATGGCGGGATTGCTTTGGGCCAGGCAATTGTGCCCACAAACTAACAAAAATTTAACCGCCATTTATTGACAACGGGCAAAATTGCTTTATTATCAAAGCCGGTTCATTAAAAAAGGCAGACAACTGTGGACAGAGTTCATTCTTATTTTATATCTCTTTTATTCTGCGCCACTTACAGCAAGGAATTGTGTGGAAAAGTGTGTGGAAAAGTTTGTTTTAAATTTGTGGGAAACGAAGCAGGTGTATGAATAGCGAGCAGGTATGGTCTGAGGTTTTGGAGCTGTTAAAGTTAAGGGTAAATCAGCAGGCTTTTCAAACCTGGCTTGCCCCAACCCGGTTGTTTAATATGGTAAACGGCACGGTTCAGGTTGCCGTTCCTAACAACTTTTTTGCCGACTGGCTACAGCACCATTACAAAACCGAAATCACGAGCGCGCTCAAGGCGGTGACCGGCAGAGATTTGCAGGTTGAGTTTTTGGTCCCGGTTGAGGGTAAAAAGCCGGTGGTCACTAAGCCCCAACCGGCTGTAGCGGTTCAAACCGGAACCAACACCGCTTCCCAGTTTCGGCTGCGCAGCCGCTACACCTTTGACACCTTCATTGTTGGTGAGAGTAATCGGCTTGCCTGGGCAGCAGCGCGCAATGTTGCCCAGAACCTGGGCAAGGTTTTCAACCCGCTTTTCATTTATGGTGGGGTGGGCTTGGGTAAAACCCACCTGATTCAGGCGATTGGCAATGCGGCGCTGGCACGCCATCCCGGGTTAAGGCTTTGTTACACCCCGGCTGAGGTGCTCTTTCTTGAGTTGATTCAGGCGATAGAGAAAAACACCCGGCTTGAGTTCAAAGAAAAGTATCGCGGTTTGGACCTATTGCTCCTTGATGATGTCCATTACCTGGTTGGTAAGGAAAGTTTGCAGGAGGAGATATTTTACACCTTTAACGCACTTCAAGATGCAGGAAGTCAGGTTGTTTTTACCAGTGACCGGCCGCCCAAAGACATACCAACGCTTCAGGAGCGGTTGATTTCCCGGCTGGGAAGCGGACTGGTTGTGGACATCCAGCCGCCCGAACTGGAAACCCGCATCGCTATTTTGCTCCAGAAAGCAAAGCAGGAAAATTTTGATTTGAGCGAAGATATCGCCTGTTACATTGCCAACCGGGTACGCTCTAACATCAGAACGCTTGAGGCTTCGCTGGTCCGGCTGATTGCGATGCACTCCCTGACCGGAAGGCCCGTAACTACCGAACTGGCAGAGGCGGCACTAAAAGACCTGATTCAGCACGAAGACCCACTGGACCCGAGCCGGGTTATCACCGCCGTTGCCGAGCATTTTCAGGTTCCGGTCCAGGAGTTAAAAGGGCAATCCCGTACAAAGAGGATTGCGCTGGCGCGCCAGGTTGCTATGTACCTGATGCGCAGTGTGTTAAACCTTTCCTTAAAGGATATTGGATACCATTTTGGAGGCAAGGACCACACCACAGTGATGCACGCCACAGAGAAAATAAACGAGTTAAAAGCCCGCGACCCCTTATTTGCCAGCCAGATTGAGCGCCTCTCCCGTCATATAAACAACGGTTCCTAAGCAAGCAGTTGTGCAAAACCTTGTGAATTGTTGTCCGTTCTTTTATTTTGCCTGGTTAATACCCACTAAATCCACTTTACATTACACAACAACACACTGCCATAACTATCATTGTAGCATAGCCTTGTTAACAAAAACACATTTACACACTACCATCAACCACACCAAAATTATTATTTTTAGCCAATGATGTAATTAACTAAAAACTTATTATATACTTTTATAATTAGTAACTATTTATAAATAGATAATGATTAGTGGGGTTGAAAGTTTGTAATCGCATTGTTTTTATTGTTTCTCTTTTTTGCTAAATAATAAATGCCGGCGATAGGAAATACCTGTTTAAAACTTTAAGTTAATCTGTAAAAAGTTACCGGTACAATCTCAAACGCGCTTTTATCCAAGCAACATTGTTGTTGACATTTCATTTCATTTAAATATATTTTTATTCTTGTGACATCGTTTCGATATATCCGCTGGAGCGAAAGCCTTGGTTATGGATTCGCTGTTGGTCGAGTTCGTGCCTTAGAAACAGTGCTTCTGGACCGCAATCAGTACGAACGGCTGTTACGAGCAACCGGAGTCGAAGGTTTTATCACCACCCTTGCCGAAACACGGTACGGACAATTGCTGTCTTCTGAAGTAGATGTCAATAAGCTTTTTTTAACAGTCCACCAGGAAAACATCCTTTTCTGCCAGGGATATGCAAAGGATGCCTGGTTAAAGGCACTGATTCAAATACCGGCGGACATATTCAATTTGAAGGTGATGCTAAAGAACCGTTATCTGGGAAAGAACACCCCGTCAAATGAGTTGTTAAGCGGTGGGGGTTGGAGCGTAAAAGAGCTCAATATGATAACTTCCCCCGAAATGCCGCGTTTGCCGGTTGAAAAATGGGATTTTGTTCTGGCATGGCGCCGCGCCCAGGAGGCGTTGCGGCTTGCCGAAGAAAAACAGGACCCGGCAGTGATTGACCTCGTGATGGACCGGCTGGCACAGGAACTGGCTTTGCGCTGGACAGAAGGAAAAGATTTTGCCCTTGGCTATTACCGGCTTTTTGCCGATGTAACAAATCTCAAGACCTTAATCCGGGTAAAGGTATTAAACGAAGGTGTTGACACTTTTCGGACCGCTTTTTTGCCTGGTGGCACAATCGCCTTTGAGCAGTTGCAACGGATTTACGAGTTAGAACCAAGCGCCCTTAATGAACTGCGCATTGACCAGTCGTTTTTAACAATGTTGCAAATCGGCGTTCGGGTACGGGATGGTAATGAAAGCGTCTTGCCCATTGAGAAAAAGGGCCGCGAGTTGCTGCTTGACTACATCAATCAAGCCCGCTATGTTGCCCTTGGTTATGAACCACTGTGGCGTTTTTACCTGTTGCGGGAAAACGAGCTAACCAATCTACGGCAGCTTTACGCCGCCAAGATTGCCGGCTGGGATATAAAACAGTGTCAAGAGGTTGTTGTCTATGGGTACTGAACTGGGGAAGGTGGCGGTGGTTGGACCGGGCGCGGTGGTGACACCGTTCCGGGCGGTTGGGCTTGAAGTATTTCCGGTCGAGTCTGGAGCCGACCCCGCAGCGGTCGTGCAAAATTTAATCAACACCGGATATCAGTTGATATTTTTTACCGACGACCTGACCGAGGCGTTGCAACCGCTAATCGAAAAGTTTCACAACACCGCCTTGCCCTGTCTGGTGGCGCTTCCTTTTACCGGCACCGATGCGGGCGAGGCGCGGTTGCGGGCTGCCGTGCGCCGTGCCTGTGGTGCCGATGTACTCGGCGTTAGGATGGGGGAGAGTTATGAGTGAGACTACCGGAACAATCGTTCGAGTGTCAGGACCGCTCGTGGTTGCGCGCGGTATGACCGGTTCCAAGATGTACGATGTGGTACGTGTTTCGGAAAAGCGGTTGCTGGGCGAAATCATTCAGCTGCGCGGTGACGAAGCGGCGATTCAGGTTTATGAGGAAACCGCGGGCATCGGTCCGGGCGAACCGGTATATCCAACCTACGAGCCACTCTCGGTGGAACTGGGTCCCGGGCTTCTCGAAACGATTTATGACGGGGTGCAAAGGCCATTAAACCTGATTCAAGAGAAGGCGGGCTACTTTATTACCCGCGGCATTGAGGTCCCGGCTTTGTCCCGGGAACGGAAATGGCATTTTGTTCCTACCTGTAAGAAGGGTGAAAAGGTTGGACCGGGTGATGTTATCGGCGAAGTAGCCGAGACCGTATTAGTTAAGCATCGGATACTGGTGCCGCCCGGTGTTCAGGGGACAGTACGGGAAATTAGCGAAGGAGATTTTTGTGTTACCGATACGGTGGCGGTACTGGAAACCGAAGCCGGGGAACACCGTTTGACAATGTTACAGCGCTGGCCGGTGCGGCTGCCCCGACCGGTGCGGCGGCGCCTGGCACCGGATGAACCGCTCCTTACCGGGCAAAGGATTATCGACACCTTTTTCCCGATTGCCAAAGGGGGTACCGCTTGCGTACCAGGACCGTTTGGGTCGGGGAAAACGGTCATCCAGCACCAGTTTGCCAAGTGGTCCGACGCCGAAATTGTTATATTTGTCGGCTGTGGAGAACGGGGTAATGAGATGACCGATGTCCTTCTGGAGTTTCCGGAACTGAAAGACCCCAAGAGCGGTGAGCCGTTGATGAAACGGACGGTGCTGATTGCCAACACTTCAAATATGCCGGTGGCGGCGCGGGAGGCTTCGGTTTACACCGCCATCACCATCGGTGAATACTTTCGTGATATGGGGTATTCGGTTGCACTCCAGGCCGATTCAACCTCACGCTGGGCCGAGGCGATGCGGGAGATTTCTGGACGGCTTGAGGAGATGCCGGGTGAAGAAGGGTATCCGGCGTACCTTGCCACCCGGATTGCGGAGTTTTACGAACGCGCCGGCCGGGTAACCTGTCTTGGTAAATACCAAGGGAAAGAGATGGAAGGCGCTTTGACCGTGATTGGTTCGGTTTCACCGCCCGGGGGCGACCTTAACGACCCGGTGGTACAGGCGACATTGCGGGTTGTCAAGGTGTTCTGGTCGCTTGAGGACAAACTGGCATTCCAGCGGCACTTTCCCGCCATCTCCTGGCTCCGTTCCTATTCGCTCTACACCGATGCGATTGCTGATGCGATGGCAAAACGAGCCGAGCCGGAGTTTAACGAAAACGTCCGGCGTGCCCTTGCCCTGCTTCAGAAGGAGGCAGAACTGGAGGAGATTGTCCGTCTGGTGGGGAAGGACACCCTTTCCGCTGAAGACCGGCTCATCTTAGAGATCGCCCGTTCCCTGCGCGAAGACTTTCTCCATCAGAACGCCTTCCACGACACCGATACTTACACCTCGCTTAAAAAGCAGGCGGCGATGCTAAAGGTGATAATGAGATTTTATGAACTGGCACAGCAGGCTTTGAACCGTGGCGCAGAGATAAGCCAGATTGAAAAACTTGCGGTACGGGAGCGTATCGCCCGAATGAAGTTTGTCACTGAAGCGGAGTTTGATGCCACGGTTCAAAACATTCAACGGCAGATGGAGGCGGAAATAAACGGATTAACCAGAAAAGTATGATAAAAGAGTATCAAACTGTTCACTCAATTGCCGGTCCCCTGATGGTTGTTGAAGGGGTTGCCGGGGTCAAGTATGCGGAACTGGTTGAAATCAGCCTGCCCAATGGGGAAAAGCGTCGGGGTCAGGTTCTGGAAGCAGACCGGGACCGGGCATTGATTCAGGTTTTTGAGGGCACAAGCGGCATTGATGTGCCGCGGGCAAAGGTGCGGTTTCTTGCCCGCGGGATTGAACTGGCGCTTTCTGAAGAGATGCTGGGCAGGGTTTTCAGCGGTTTAGGTGAGCCGCGTGATGGCGGACCAAAGGTCATACCCGAAAAGCGTGCCGATATCAATGGCGCACCGATCAACCCCTACTCCCGCGAGTATCCCAACGAGTTTATTCAAACTGGAATTTCGGCGATTGACGGTTTGAATACCCTGGTGCGGGGTCAAAAACTCCCGATATTTTCTGGTACCGGCTTGCCCCACAACCGGCTTGCTGCTCAGATTGCCCGACAGGCACGGGTGCTTGGTAGCGAGGAGTCGTTCGCGGTGGTGTTTGCCGCGATGGGAATAACTTTTGAAGAAGCCGATTTCTTTATTCAAAGTTTCACCGCATCCGGCGCCATTGAACGCACAGTACTCTTTCTCAACCTGGCAAATGAGCCGGCAATCGAGCGTATTGCAACCCCGCGCACCGCACTGACCGCGGCTGAATATCTGGCGTTTGACCTCGGGATGCATGTTCTCGTGATTCTAACCGATATGACCAACTACTGTGAGGCGTTGCGTGAGATATCAGCGGCGCGCAAAGAGATTCCCGGGCGCAGGGGTTATCCCGGTTATCTCTACACCGACCTGGCATCTATCTATGAGCGGTGCGGCCGGATTAAGGGTCGTGAAGGTTCGATTACGATGATGCCGATTTTGACCATGCCGGAAGATGACAAGACCCATCCGATTCCCGACCTCACCGGTTACATCACTGAAGGGCAGATAATTTTATCACGGGCTTTGCACCACAAAGGCATCGCACCACCTATCGATGTTCTGCCCTCGCTGTCTCGTTTAAAGGACAAGGGTATCGGCGCCGGTAAAACCCGGGAGGACCATGCCGACCTTTTTAACCAGCTCTATGCGTGCTATGCGCGGGGCAAAGAGGCAGAGGAGTTGCAGGTGATTTTAGGAGAGGCAGCGCTTTCTGAGGCGGACCGGGTATATCTTAAATTTGCCCAGGTTTTTGAGGAGCGGTACATTGCCCAGGGCGAATATGAAAACCGGACGATTGAGCAGACGCTTGATTTGGGCTGGGAACTGTTGGCGATGTTTCCACGCGCCGAATTGAAACGGGTGCGCGAAGCGTACCTCGATAAATACTTTCACCCCAAGAACCAGTAAACCCGGCTTAAATAATTGACAATCTTATTTTAAATCGCTATTATGGCGCTGGAGTCATTGAGATGGCGCGCACAAGGCCAAAAAGAAAAAAGGCTGGTCTGGCTTTTACCAATATTGCCATTCAACCCGGTGATATCGTGGTGATGTTAGACCAGAATGGTCGGGTCGTTGAGTGGAACGATGAAGCGCAGCGGGTTTTAGGGTTCAGCGCTGAGGAGGTTAAAGGTCAGCCCTGGGCAGCGTTGTTTCCCAACTCCGGTTTGGATATAAAATCGGTCCTTGCCGGAAAGGAGTTTGCCAACGGTTTTGAAGCCCGGCGCAAAGACACCGCACGGGTTTGGCTCTATTTCTATGCAACCGTGGTGCGTAACGACCGAGGAATGGTTGACGGCGTGGTGTGTGTTGGGCGAGATGTTACCCATTTCTGGCATCCGCATGAGCAGGTTGAGGAGATTGAGAAAAGATTCGCTACCCTTACCGAACTGACAACCGATGGGGTAATGATACTTACTTCCCGGGGCCGGATTGTCAAAGCAAACGATGCCGCTGCGGAACTGCTTGCGGTTCCGAATCCGGAACTCCTTGTTGGCAGGGAAATAAGTGATTTTACCGAACCGGCAGCCAAGTCGGAACTGGCTACTTTTCGCAACATCCTGTTCCGGCAGGGCCGGCACAATGGGGTAATCAGGGTCAAGACATTTTCGGGAGAAGTCAAGCAGATTGCGGTGCGGGCTGCGGTCGTCGAAGGCGCACGGGAGTGGCACATTATCGTCGCAGGCCGGGATATAACCGAAAAGGTTGCCGCCCGGACTGCAGAAATTTTGGCGGAAGAAAAGTTTCGTCGGCTGTTTGAAGCCAGCCCAACCCCGCTGTTTCTTGAAACGGTGGACGGCACGATTATCGATGTAAATGTTAAAGGTGTTGAACTGTTCCAGACGACCCGCGAGGCGTTGATCGGCAAAAAGATGCGGGACCTGGTTCCCGATGATGTTAAGCCCCTTTTCCCGGAAATTCGAGCGATTCTTTTTGACCAGGGTGAGTTTCATGTAAATGTCGTGTCAACGATGCCGGATGGGCGCCGCGCCTGGGTAGATGTTGCGGCAACACTTATTGAGGTTGGCGGTAAGGGTTTTATTCTCCTTAATATGAGGGATATCACCAAAGAGCGTGAACTTCTTGAGAAACTGAAGGAGAATGAGGCCCGGCTCGAGCTGTTATTTCGCTCAATTCCCGCATTCGTCTGGACTACCGATAAGGAGCTTCATATTACCTCGGTACTCGGTTCCGCCCTGAATAAACTGGGATTAAACCCTGAGGAGTTGATAGGTAAAAATTGCCAGGAGTTCTTTAAAGACCTTCGGGTCATTGAGGCGCATCACCGGGCGCTTAAAGGCGAGTCGGTCAACCTTAACTTTACCTATCAGGGGCGGAGTTATCAGGGTCAAGTTGAGCCTTTACGAAACGGTGAAGGTGTGTTGATCGGCGTGGTTGGTGTTGCTCAGGATGTTACTGAAATCCGTCAGGTTGAAGCCGAAGCAGAGGAAAAAATGGTTGCCTACCAGACCGTGATGAACACCGCCCCAATTGGCATCGGCGTCCACCAGGATGGCAGGGTGGTGATGGTCAATCCGGCTGGGGCACGCATACTGGGTTATGACGACCCGGCTGAAGTTATCGGGCTAAATGTTGTTGATATTGTTCACCCTGATGACCGCCCTCTGGTAATTAAGCGGATAAGGGATGTTATTGAACAGGGCAAGGCTGGTGCCCCGGTTGAAGAGAGGTTTCGGCGGCAGGATGGCAGTTATATAACCGTCGAGGTTGTCAACGCGCCGTTCACCTGGAAGGGTCGACCTGCGGTACTGGTTGTGGTTCG
This genomic window from candidate division WOR-3 bacterium contains:
- the hypF gene encoding carbamoyltransferase HypF; the encoded protein is MTPHRTLTALITITGQVQGIGFRPFVYRLAQKLSIKGSITNTKKGVKIVAQGKNLKKFIHLLCTEPPPLSRYHSFVVSYSKSNCYDKFTITQSDVKSKKSAVFVLPDLALCSDCQKELFAPDDRRFGYPFINCTHCGPRYTIIKALPYDRERTTMSKFNLCPDCFEEYHNPTNRRFHAEPLACPKCGPTLTLLDKQGKPLSQDPITAAAQALLKGKIVAIKGLGGFHLACDATSDRAVKLLRQRKERSGKPFAVMVENSSVARQFCRLNRSALNALNSAAAPIVLAPKLPNPRIPLSPFVAPNNPAFGVMVAYTPLHRLLFQALRQRSGKPAVLVMTSANQSDEPIVGTDEELKRKLGKVFDLAITHNREIANRCDDSVVLADQKKTVMVRRARGYAPQPITVDKMFHVKQETLAVGGDGRNTFCLARGGNLFLSPHIGDLDSIDSERFFSETLERLIEWTGIVPKRVICDLHPDYSSTRLAERLSKRWDGKIYRVQHHYAHILSVIAEHGLKPPVIGLACDGTGYGIDGAVWGCEIILVQPDLSWKRLAHLGYLRHNAGGGMLADPEKVAVAYCAQAGLSASEVRALGLKPSRGEPDFPFLTSSMGRLFDCVAAITGICRRATFEGEAAIALEKAALDAGRLKVKAPEFGLDLNPVPILRWVAEHTIRHTPAQQVALGFHTALVHGLGEALTKFARAYRINQVCLSGGSIQNRLIRNGIVKFLARQGVAVYHNEAVPLNDGGIALGQAIVPTN
- the dnaA gene encoding chromosomal replication initiator protein DnaA, which encodes MNSEQVWSEVLELLKLRVNQQAFQTWLAPTRLFNMVNGTVQVAVPNNFFADWLQHHYKTEITSALKAVTGRDLQVEFLVPVEGKKPVVTKPQPAVAVQTGTNTASQFRLRSRYTFDTFIVGESNRLAWAAARNVAQNLGKVFNPLFIYGGVGLGKTHLIQAIGNAALARHPGLRLCYTPAEVLFLELIQAIEKNTRLEFKEKYRGLDLLLLDDVHYLVGKESLQEEIFYTFNALQDAGSQVVFTSDRPPKDIPTLQERLISRLGSGLVVDIQPPELETRIAILLQKAKQENFDLSEDIACYIANRVRSNIRTLEASLVRLIAMHSLTGRPVTTELAEAALKDLIQHEDPLDPSRVITAVAEHFQVPVQELKGQSRTKRIALARQVAMYLMRSVLNLSLKDIGYHFGGKDHTTVMHATEKINELKARDPLFASQIERLSRHINNGS
- a CDS encoding V-type ATPase subunit, which produces MTSFRYIRWSESLGYGFAVGRVRALETVLLDRNQYERLLRATGVEGFITTLAETRYGQLLSSEVDVNKLFLTVHQENILFCQGYAKDAWLKALIQIPADIFNLKVMLKNRYLGKNTPSNELLSGGGWSVKELNMITSPEMPRLPVEKWDFVLAWRRAQEALRLAEEKQDPAVIDLVMDRLAQELALRWTEGKDFALGYYRLFADVTNLKTLIRVKVLNEGVDTFRTAFLPGGTIAFEQLQRIYELEPSALNELRIDQSFLTMLQIGVRVRDGNESVLPIEKKGRELLLDYINQARYVALGYEPLWRFYLLRENELTNLRQLYAAKIAGWDIKQCQEVVVYGY
- a CDS encoding V-type ATP synthase subunit A, which codes for MSETTGTIVRVSGPLVVARGMTGSKMYDVVRVSEKRLLGEIIQLRGDEAAIQVYEETAGIGPGEPVYPTYEPLSVELGPGLLETIYDGVQRPLNLIQEKAGYFITRGIEVPALSRERKWHFVPTCKKGEKVGPGDVIGEVAETVLVKHRILVPPGVQGTVREISEGDFCVTDTVAVLETEAGEHRLTMLQRWPVRLPRPVRRRLAPDEPLLTGQRIIDTFFPIAKGGTACVPGPFGSGKTVIQHQFAKWSDAEIVIFVGCGERGNEMTDVLLEFPELKDPKSGEPLMKRTVLIANTSNMPVAAREASVYTAITIGEYFRDMGYSVALQADSTSRWAEAMREISGRLEEMPGEEGYPAYLATRIAEFYERAGRVTCLGKYQGKEMEGALTVIGSVSPPGGDLNDPVVQATLRVVKVFWSLEDKLAFQRHFPAISWLRSYSLYTDAIADAMAKRAEPEFNENVRRALALLQKEAELEEIVRLVGKDTLSAEDRLILEIARSLREDFLHQNAFHDTDTYTSLKKQAAMLKVIMRFYELAQQALNRGAEISQIEKLAVRERIARMKFVTEAEFDATVQNIQRQMEAEINGLTRKV
- a CDS encoding V-type ATP synthase subunit B, with amino-acid sequence MIKEYQTVHSIAGPLMVVEGVAGVKYAELVEISLPNGEKRRGQVLEADRDRALIQVFEGTSGIDVPRAKVRFLARGIELALSEEMLGRVFSGLGEPRDGGPKVIPEKRADINGAPINPYSREYPNEFIQTGISAIDGLNTLVRGQKLPIFSGTGLPHNRLAAQIARQARVLGSEESFAVVFAAMGITFEEADFFIQSFTASGAIERTVLFLNLANEPAIERIATPRTALTAAEYLAFDLGMHVLVILTDMTNYCEALREISAARKEIPGRRGYPGYLYTDLASIYERCGRIKGREGSITMMPILTMPEDDKTHPIPDLTGYITEGQIILSRALHHKGIAPPIDVLPSLSRLKDKGIGAGKTREDHADLFNQLYACYARGKEAEELQVILGEAALSEADRVYLKFAQVFEERYIAQGEYENRTIEQTLDLGWELLAMFPRAELKRVREAYLDKYFHPKNQ